The Lytechinus pictus isolate F3 Inbred chromosome 15, Lp3.0, whole genome shotgun sequence genome contains a region encoding:
- the LOC129277262 gene encoding barH-like 1 homeobox protein → MELAASLSLTDTQVKTWYQNRRTKWKRQTAVGLELLAEAGNYSASMQRLFAPPFYYHPTQGIVSNLDGLYGLQAGQRPVLPRLFLHGLQQHVSHLPLTPRPLHPHSH, encoded by the exons ATGGAGTTAGCAGCTAGTCTCAGTCTCACAGACACTCAAGTCAAAACGTGGTATCAGAATCGAAG AACGAAATGGAAGCGGCAGACGGCCGTTGGTCTGGAGCTCCTCGCCGAGGCCGGGAACTACTCGGCATCGATGCAACGCCTTTTCGCACCTCCGTTTTACTACCACCCAACGCAGGGCATCGTATCGAACCTTGATGGGCTGTACGGGTTACAGGCGGGCCAGCGCCCCGTACTCCCCCGCCTATTCTTACACGGGCTCCAACAGCACGTCAGTCATCTGCCACTCACCCCTCGCCCACTTCATCCTCATTCTCATTGA